The following are encoded together in the Humulus lupulus chromosome 5, drHumLupu1.1, whole genome shotgun sequence genome:
- the LOC133778529 gene encoding disease resistance protein RPV1-like has product MGLAPYIVGHDSRIEELMKLLEVKSNGVRVLGMHGMGGVGKTTLAKALFNKLVGHFELHSFISNVREVPDTLQGQISLQSKLIDDLSGRKTPHVSDLREGHTAIKMVVNEKRVLVVLDDVDNVSHLHALMSKKDVFYDGSRIIITTRDITVLEGLVDLEYEVKVLDQLSALELFSYHAQGRKKPRNNFENLSNQIVSLTGHLPLALEVIGSLLFDKRTIKEWDDATRKLKEIRPDNLQGVLEVSYNALDEEEKCIFLDISCLFVNMVMDRDYAIDVLKGCGFDAEIAISKLTAKSLIKITQDNTLWVHDQLRDMGRHIVKHENLTDPCTRSRLWDRDAIMTVLLDDKRTKNTQGIVLDFKRKSLVKDVPGGRISWYNFRSNPSFTNAITYIKEKFKDYEQDQAEKKREVTLLTKPFETMVNLRLLQTNYVNLEGELKFPVSLKWLQWKGCPLEYLPCGFCARGLSVLDLSDGKIKRVWAWYSKNMADNVKVLNLRGCFNLVAIPNLSKNKKLEKLVLSNCVSLTKIDEYIGNMSTLIHLNLRDCTNLIKLPTDVSGLKQLQNLILSGCSKLKELPKNLNSLKSLKELLVDGTAIDKLPESIFGLTQLEKLSLNRCRNLKRLPQCIGCLRSLKDLSLNETGLDELPDCIGSLENLEILSVMWCVSLSVLPDSIGELKLLNKLRILGSPIKELPICVGTLPNLKQLSLGKGQFLSTLPYSIGRLNSLVELDIDETSITHLPDEIGTMQALKKLSLMKCRSLRSVPESIGSILSLTTLTITEAEITELPESIGMLDNLTMIRLTNCRKLLKLPALIGNLKFLYRLLMEDTAVTELPDSFGMLSSLIVLRIAKKPQVVGVCENNEPDTSMICSSQEARFFPPSFSNLSSLCELDARARNISGKIPDDFEKLTSLESLNLGHNNFSSLPSSLKRLSYLKELLLPHCNKLRSLPPLPSSLRLVNCAQCISLEYISDISNLESLEELNLTNCDKVEDIPGLECLKSLRRLYMNCCNNCSSVAKKRLAKGWLRNIRNLSMPGSKIPNWFSQDVVTFSECKNRPIKGITIGVVVSLNLEIQDDTIHLHPTIADIEARILKQDYPIFTTVLHLGGVPKRSEDQLHLCRFSDNHPLVTLMKTGYKLLVTMRDQPIMKGVELKKWGICFVYEDEDDYEGNEEYLSRIGQESISEKLAKFFNTYDEDDNVFELGISSRDLHSTTNNDFV; this is encoded by the exons ATGGGTTTGGCTCCATACATTGTTGGACATGATTCCCGCATTGAAGAACTCATGAAGCTGTTAGAAGTTAAATCCAATGGCGTCCGAGTTTTGGGAATGCATGGTATGGGTGGGGTTGGCAAGACAACTCTTGCCAAAGCTCTTTTTAATAAACTGGTTGGCCACTTTGAGTTACATAGTTTCATATCAAATGTGAGAGAGGTTCCAGATACTCTCCAAGGACAAATATCTCTTCAAAGCAAGCTCATTGATGATCTTTCTGGCCGCAAAACCCCTCATGTAAGTGACCTTAGGGAAGGTCACACTGCAATCAAAATGGTAGTAAATGAAAAGCGGGTTCTTGTAGTTCTTGACGATGTTGATAATGTTAGCCACCTACACGCTCTAATGTCCAAAAAAGATGTGTTTTATGATGGGAGTCGGATTATAATTACAACAAGAGATATAACAGTGTTAGAAGGTCTTGTGGATTTGGAGTATGAGGTCAAAGTCTTGGATCAACTTTCGGCATTGGAACTCTTCAGTTATCACGCACAAGGAAGAAAGAAGCCACGAAATAATTTTGAGAATCTGTCCAATCAAATCGTGTCTTTAACTGGGCATTTACCATTGGCCTTGGAAGTAATTGGTTCTCTGTTGTTTGATAAGAGGACAATTAAGGAGTGGGATGATGCTACTAGGAAATTGAAGGAGATTCGTCCTGATAATCTTCAGGGTGTATTGGAGGTAAGTTACAATGCGCTAGACGAGGAAGAGAAGTGTATATTCCTAGATATTTCATGCCTATTTGTGAATATGGTTATGGATAGAGATTATGCAATTGATGTATTGAAGGGGTGTGGTTTTGACGCTGAGATAGCAATCTCCAAACTCACAGCAAAATCACTCATTAAAATTACGCAAGACAACACTTTGTGGGTGCATGACCAGCTTAGGGATATGGGACGACACATTGTTAAGCATGAAAATCTCACTGATCCTTGCACGCGTAGTAGACTCTGGGATCGTGATGCGATCATGACTGTTTTACTTGATGATAAG CGAACAAAAAATACACAAGGAATTGTCTTAGACTTCAAGAGGAAAAGCTTAGTGAAGGATGTTCCTGGTGGAAGAATATCGTGGTACAACTTCAGAAGTAACCCCTCTTTTACTAATGCAATTacttatataaaagaaaaattcaAAGACTACGAGCAAGATCAAGCTGAGAAGAAGAGAGAGGTCACACTTTTAACTAAACCCTTTGAAACAATGGTTAATCTTAGACTACTCCAAACAAATTACGTAAATCTTGAGGGAGAGCTTAAGTTCCCTGTGAGCCTAAAATGGCTACAGTGGAAAGGGTGTCCTTTGGAATATCTCCCATGTGGATTTTGTGCACGGGGACTTTCCGTTCTTGACCTTTCGGATGGCAAAATCAAAAGAGTCTGGGCATGGTACTCCAAAAAC ATGGCCGACAATGTAAAGGTATTGAACCTTCGTGGATGCTTTAACTTGGTTGCTATTCCCAATTTATCGAAGAATAAGAAGTTGGAAAAACTTGTTCTTAGCAATTGTGTTAGCTTGACTAAGATTGATGAATATATAGGGAATATGAGCACATTGATTCACTTGAACCTAAGAGATTGTACAAATCTTATTAAACTTCCAACCGATGTCTCGGGCTTAAAGCAGCTTCAAAATCTTATCCTCTCTGGTTGCTCAAAATTGAAAGAGTTGCCTAAAAACTTAAATAGCCTGAAATCTTTGAAGGAACTTCTAGTGGATGGCACTGCAATAGACAAACTTCCTGAATCTATCTTTGGCTTAACACAACTTGAAAAGCTCAGCTTAAATCGTTGTAGAAATTTAAAGAGATTACCCCAATGCATAGGATGTTTGCGTTCTTTGAAAGATTTATCCCTTAATGAAACTGGGTTGGATGAATTGCCTGATTGCATTGGATCTTTAGAAAACCTTGAGATTCTAAGTGTCATGTGGTGTGTATCGCTATCTGTACTTCCTGATTCTATTGGTGAACTCAAATTGTTAAATAAACTTCGAATTTTGGGAAGTCCAATCAAAGAACTGCCCATTTGTGTTGGTACATTACCAAATCTGAAGCAGTTATCATTGGGGAAGGGTCAATTCTTAAGTACGTTGCCTTATTCAATTGGAAGACTAAATTCTCTTGTTGAGCTTGATATAGATGAGacatcaatcacacatttacctGATGAGATTGGAACAATGCAAGCACTAAAGAAGCTAAGCTTGATGAAATGTAGATCTCTCAGATCAGTACCAGAGTCCATTGGCAGCATTTTGTCTCTAACTACTTTGACTATAACTGAAGCTGAAATCACAGAGCTACCGGAGTCAATAGGTATGTTGGATAACCTCACAATGATACGACTTACTAATTGTAGGAAGCTCCTCAAGCTTCCAGCTTTAATTGGGAATTTGAAGTTCTTGTATCGTTTACTAATGGAGGATACTGCAGTGACTGAATTGCCTGATAGCTTTGGGATGCTCTCAAGCTTAATAGTATTACGCATTGCAAAGAAGCCTCAAGTTGTTGGAGTATGTGAGAATAATGAACCAGACACATCAATGATTTGCAGTTCACAAGAGGCACGTTTCTTTCCGCCTTCATTCTCAAATCTATCCTCACTATGTGAATTGGATGCTCGTGCTAGGAATATTTCAGGTAAAATTCCTGATGATTTTGAGAAGTTGACATCATTAGAAAGTCTAAATCTTGGGCACAATAATTTCTCCAGCCTTCCTTCTAGCTTAAAACGCCTTTCATATCTCAAGGAACTTCTTTTGCCTCATTGCAATAAACTAAGGTCCCTCCCTCCACTACCTTCAAGTTTGCGTTTGGTGAATTGTGCACAGTGCATTTCCTTGGAATATATTTCTGATATCTCAAATTTGGAAAGTTTAGAGGAACTGAATCTTACAAATTGTGACAAAGTAGAGGATATTCCTGGCCTTGAATGCCTGAAGTCCTTGAGGAGGTTGTACATGAATTGCTGTAACAATTGTTCGTCAGTAGCAAAGAAAAGACTTGCTAAG GGTTGGTTGAGGAATATAAGGAATCTTAGCATGCCTGGAAGCAAAATTCCAAATTGGTTTTCTCAAGATGTGGTTACATTCTCAGAATGCAAAAACCGTCCCATCAAAGGTATAACTATAGGCGTTGTTGTTTCTCTCAACCTTGAAATTCAAGATGACACGATACACCTTCATCCAACAATAGCTGACATAGAAGCAAGGATCCTCAAACAAGACTATCCTATATTCACCACAGTTTTGCACTTGGGAGGAGTACCAAAAAGGAGTGAAGATCAACTTCACTTATGTCGTTTTTCAGATAATCATCCATTAGTTACTCTCATGAAAACTGGCTATAAGTTACTTGTTACAATGAGAGATCAACCCATCATGAAAGGAGTTGAGCTAAAAAAGTGGGGGATTTGTTTTGTttatgaagatgaagatgattaTGAGGGAAATGAAGAATATTTAAGCAGAATTGGCCAAGAATCCATTTCTGAAAAGCTAGCCAAGTTCTTCAACACCTATGATGAAGATGACAATGTTTTTGAATTGGGCATAAGTTCAAGAGACTTACACAGCACCACAAACAACGACTTCGTCTAA